In a single window of the Anguilla rostrata isolate EN2019 chromosome 6, ASM1855537v3, whole genome shotgun sequence genome:
- the LOC135257909 gene encoding uncharacterized protein LOC135257909, giving the protein MPFGLMNAPAVFQALVNDVLRVLLNRSVVVYLDDILIFSQNPQDHVSHVRKVLQQLLENKLFVKVEKCEFHVSSVRFLGFIIEEGQVRMDPEKVKVVIEWPTPTTLKHLQRFLGFANFYRRFIRDYSRVVAPLTHLTSSSVAFAWTPEADTAFTDLKRRFSSAPILIHPDPVRQFVVEVDASETGGGAVLSQRSVSDNKLHPCAFFSRKFSPAERNYDAGDRELLAIKMALEEWRHWFEGTEQPFLVWTDHKNLPYLQSAKRVNSRQARWALFFGRFNFTISYRPESKNTKPDALSRQFSKGGRPAEPEPILPSACVVAAVTWEIEEAIKRAQQDQPDPRPDPNSAIFVPKSVHSQVLQWAHSTRLTCHPAHPIPPKAKLLVGIHGSGCNTVILTIVDRFSKAVHFVPLPKLPTARETADLLVAQVVRLHGIPADIVSDRGPQFTSQVTSHHSSWPRRRRLLFRPSKPTSSDATRSGRTPTLRNQRLADRHRTPAPDYQPGQEVWLSTRDIPLQVESKKLQPCYIGPFKIARIINPSAVQLPPQFQPPDPARPSPASQSPAQLPHRHRRYSVQRQAGFQISPQNLTALLQACLGSCHSLFRATPSRIPDLCTYPHGSCPKSALVPTALYFYPKPVSQDYKTGPDLAEDKEETWLVESGDQVLLKTNQPIQIRDI; this is encoded by the exons ATGCCCTTCGGCCTCATGAATGCCCCTGCAGTCTTCCAGGCCTTGGTCAACGACGTTCTCCGTGTTCTACTCAACCGCTCTGTCGTCGTCTACCTAGATGACATCTTGATCTTCTCCCAGAACCCTCAGGATCATGTGAGTCATGTAAGAAAAGttctccagcagctgctggagaaCAAGCTCTTTGTCAAAGTGGAGAAATGTGAATTCCATGTGTCCTCAGTAAGATTCTTAGGGTTCATCATAGAGGAGGGGCAAGTGAGGATGGACCCAGAGAAGGTCAAGGTGGTAATTGAGTGGCCCACACCAACAACCCTTAAACATCTCCAGCGTTTTCTGGGTTTTGCAAATTTTTATCGGCGATTCATCCGGGACTACAGTCGTGTGGTCGCTCCCCTCACCCACCTTACCTCGTCCTCAGTTGCCTTTGCCTGGACCCCCGAAGCTGACACCGCCTTCACCGACCTCAAGAGGCGCTTTTCATCAGCCCCTATTTTAATCCACCCAGATCCCGTCCGCCAGTTCGTGGTTGAAGTGGACGCTTCTGAAACTGGTGGGGGGGCCGTCCTCTCCCAAAGGTCAGTATCTGACAACAAACTGCATCCCTGTGCCTTCTTCTCCAGGAAATTCTCGCCGGCGGAACGCAATTATGATGCTGGGGACCGTGAACTATTGGCAATCAAGATGGCACTCGAAGAATGGCGGCACTGGTTCGAGGGAACCGAACAACCCTTCCTGGTCTGGACCGACCACAAGAACCTGCCCTACCTTCAGTCGGCCAAGAGGGTAAACTCCCGCCAAGCTCGTTGGGCTCTTTTCTTTGGGCGTTTTAACTTCACCATCTCGTATCGTCCTGAGTCTAAGAACACCAAGCCAGACGCCCTGTCCCGGCAGTTCTCCAAGGGGGGACGTCCGGCTGAACCTGAACCCATCCTGCCCTCAGCGTGTGTGGTCGCAGCGGTCACATGGGAAATCGAGGAGGCAATTAAGAGGGCTCAGCAGGACCAGCCAGATCCACGTCCTGACCCTAACAGTGCTATATTTGTACCCAAGTCTGTTCATTCTCAGGTCTTGCAATGGGCACACTCCACACGCCTCACCTGTCATCCGGCGCACCCTATCCCTCCTAAAGCGAAGCTTCTGGTGGGAATCCATGGAAGCGGAT GTAACACGGTCATCCTCACGATTGTGGACCGCTTTTCGAAAGCAGTTCACTTCGTGCCGCTCCCCAAGCTTCCCACAGCCCGTGAAACTGCAGACCTGCTGGTGGCACAGGTAGTGCGCCTCCACGGGATCCCTGCAGACATAGTCTCAGACCGGGGCCCTCAGTTTACATCCCAG GTTACCAGCCACCACTCTTCCtggcccaggaggaggaggttgcTGTTCCGTCCGTCCAAGCCCACATCCTCAGATGCCACAAGGTCTGGAAGAACGCCCACGCTGCGTAACCAACGCTTGGCGGACCGTCACCGGACCCCCGCTCCGGACTACCAACCAGGTCAGGAGGTCTGGCTCTCTACCCGGGACATCCCACTGCAGGTGGAATCCAAGAAACTCCAGCCCTGCTACATAGGACCCTTCAAGATCGCACGCATCATCAACCCTTCCGCTGTCCAG TTACCTCCCCAGTTCCAACCTCCCGATCCAGCCCGtccttcgccggcctcccagtctCCAGCCCAGCTCCCCCACCGACACCGGAGGTATTCCGTTCAGCGCCAAGCCGGATTCCAGATCTCCCCACAAAACCTCACAGCCCTGCTCCAAGCCTGCCTGGGTTCCTGCCACAGCCTGTTCAGAGCCACGCCAAGCCGGATCCCGGACCTCTGCACCTACCCTCACGGTTCCTGTCCCAAGTCTGCCCTGGTTCCTACCGCGCTCT ACTTTTATCCTAAGCCTGTTTCACAGGATTACAAAACTGGACCTGACCTGGCTGAGGACAAAGAGGAAACATGGCTGGTTGAATCTGGAGATCAGGTCCTGCTGAAAACAAATCAGCCTATCCAAATCAGAGACATTTGA